The following are encoded together in the Montipora foliosa isolate CH-2021 chromosome 12, ASM3666993v2, whole genome shotgun sequence genome:
- the LOC137980913 gene encoding uncharacterized protein: MEEFWQFPCCWAAIDGCHIPMKCPPGGLEACKEYHNFKNFYSIVLMAMVDSHYRFVWGSCGFPGNSHDAVIFRSTDLWSCIQNGFIPSIGKTEGDINIPPLMVGDSAFPLRTWLMKPFTNAVLTAQQRYFNYRLSRARIVSEGAYGQSKGRWRVLLRKSESSRDVVRMMTLACLVLHNICIMQGDSISKKLDLSSDGNGQKRNREDIRKLLQMRGCSSIRDTSFEANKVRDVLCKKLWCEKETGEVC; the protein is encoded by the coding sequence ATGGAGGAATTTTGGCAATTTCCATGCTGTTGGGCAGCGATAGATGGTTGCCATATACCAATGAAATGCCCTCCGGGAGGGCTAGAGGCATGCAAAGAgtatcataattttaaaaatttttattcaATTGTTTTGATGGCAATGGTAGATTCACACTATCGATTTGTATGGGGCAGTTGTGGATTCCCGGGGAATTCCCATGACGCAGTTATATTTCGATCTACTGACCTTTGGAGCTGCATTCAAAATGGTTTTATCCCATCAATTGGAAAAACTGAAGGGGATATTAATATCCCTCCCCTTATGGTCGGAGACTCTGCATTCCCTTTGCGAACATGGTTGATGAAACCATTTACAAATGCAGTTTTGACAGCCCAGCAACGATATTTCAATTACCGTTTGAGCAGAGCCCGTATTGTCTCAGAAGGTGCCTATGGCCAATCGAAGGGGAGGTGGAGGGTTCTACTTCGCAAGAGTGAGAGCAGCCGAGATGTTGTTCGCATGATGACATTGGCATGCCTGGTGCTGCATAACATATGCATAATGCAAGGGGATTCAATTTCCAAAAAGTTGGATTTGAGCTCTGATGGAAATGGCCAAAAGCGAAACAGGGAGGATATTAGAAAGCTATTGCAGATGAGGGGTTGCTCCAGTATCAGGGATACCTCTTTTGAGGCAAATAAAGTCAGAGATGTACTCTGCAAGAAACTGTGGTGTGAAAAAGAAACAGGGGAAGTCTGTTAA
- the LOC137980914 gene encoding uncharacterized protein, with the protein MYDFKIRLISNKMARMEGTCSSCFAATKYTCLQCHEHFCMRCSVFENDEAVAGWRGGRSVAYCERCFQEKMERETLSNDNADCTGMETQETRNPSNQRDSLKRKRADKSEEDEDGPGEDDESNDEEVDNVIQHCREKGKRKTNKKPGRKPRWCPKSLDDLIDIIVNSTNYKAKLIFTNTKNQKNGPIYVKILEELEARASARGDKLSFTVNQLRTKFKKCISCCKQAALTVKTATGIKRFQEDHGYGEWFNALFEVVKTRDSCQPELALEPSSSGSSNKSFDDTDHIREDASDGGLFVPKRNVMKVQSSKHKVDSVTSQVMKVVEDVVNDDPTKDLINFMREEMEKSRQHEMKLFELMLNHRASGSYGHCFDGVPPSSSMAYDTTGFYPTWQNGGGQSHVNQAFLPESSSGSPFPFDSGEYQPL; encoded by the exons GTCTGATTTCAAATAAAATGGCGAGAATGGAAGGTACGTGTTCCTCGTGTtttgctgcgacaaaatataccTGTTTACAATGCCATGAACATTTTTGTATGCGGTGTTCTGTGTTTGAGAACGACGAAGCCGTCGCTGGCTGGAGAGGCGGTCGATCGGTGGCATATTGCGAACGCTGCTTCCAGGAAAAAATGGAGCGTGAAACGCTCTCCAACGACAACGCTGATTGCACAGGGATGGAAACACAGGAAACAAGAAATCCTTCTAACCAGCGGGATTCCCTAAAAAG AAAGAGAGCTGACAAATCTGAGGAGGATGAAGATGGCCCAGGTGAAGATGATGAATCTAATGATGAAGAAGTAGACAATGTGATTCAACATTGTagagaaaaaggaaagagaaaaaccaacaaaaaaccGGGACGCAAGCCTCGGTGGTGTCCTAAAAGTCTGGATGATCTGATTGATATTATTGTCAATAGCACAAATTACAAAGCAAAATTGATTTTCACAAATACAAAGAACCAGAAAAATGGTCCAATTTATGTAAAAATTTTGGAGGAGTTGGAGGCAAGAGCATCAGCCAGAGGTGATAAGTTGTCATTTACTGTTAACCAGCTGCGAACCAAATTTAAGAAATGTATCAGTTGTTGTAAACAGGCAGCTCTGACTGTGAAAACTGCAACTGGCATTAAGCGATTCCAGGAAGATCATGGTTATGGGGAATGGTTCAATGCCTTGTTTGAGGTGGTTAAAACGAGAGATTCCTGCCAACCTGAACTGGCACTAGAGCCTTCTTCATCAGGTAGCTCCAACAAATCATTTGATGACACTGATCACATCAGAGAAGATGCTTCTGATGGTGGACTTTTTGTTCCCAAAAGGAATGTCATGAAGGTGCAGTCTTCAAAACACAAAGTTGACAGTGTTACATCTCAGGTCATGAAAGTAGTTGAAGATGTGGTAAATGACGACCCAACCAAGGATCTCATCAACTTTATGAGAGAAGAAATGGAGAAGTCGCGTCAGCATGAGATGAAATTATTTGAGCTAATGCTCAACCACAGAGCTAGTGGGAGCTATGGTCATTGCTTTGATGGTGTGCCTCCATCCTCCAGCATGGCATATGACACAACAGGGTTTTACCCTACATGGCAGAATGGAGGTGGGCAAAGCCACgtgaatcaagcatttctgccAGAGTCTTCCTCTGGAAGCCCTTTTCCTTTTGATTCAGGGGAATACCAGCCTTTATAG